Proteins encoded by one window of Culicoides brevitarsis isolate CSIRO-B50_1 chromosome 2, AGI_CSIRO_Cbre_v1, whole genome shotgun sequence:
- the LOC134830262 gene encoding zinc finger protein 665-like encodes MNPDIHIKTEVVSHVNGEEGLMHQSIQSGPNQPPSVDNPDIRFNPVTFHNVSQLGKYFVLTNLFQQGSNIYTSIPKLQNIKSDAGDVILNGQAVGPSESSCTVIGEETLPIHLQLVESNVHSNNESHNTQQQQQQITTQSYSDTYSESLQVLKHDVKPQTNSIDVRNSTADNDTNTKPLEMLKVNIDDFNQFLNYHEVFGKLTTDPVPPSSGTSVTTTQQHLSDTLGTTTGSAIGAISDNACDLCGKLFQYKYQLIVHRRYHNERKPFTCQVCGLAFQNSAELTLHGKSKHVGGSKMYICNVCFHVFPNDTSLERHSKRHSSDKPFLCNICMRTFNRREHLENHQRTHTGDCPFRCRFCGKNFTRKEHMVNHERKHTGNTPHHCTQCNKFFTRKEHFSNHMMWHSGQTPHICTICNKKYTRKEHLANHLRIHTHETPFSCQTCGKNFTRKEHFTNHILWHTGETPHRCDICSKTFTRKEHLLNHVRQHTGESPHKCDFCEKLFTRREHLVNHRRQHTGETPFSCTYCPKAFSRKDHLVNHTRQHTGESPFKCEYCQKQFTRKEHLVNHKRQHTGDSPHKCQYCQKQFTRREHLNNHVRLHTGDSPHKCETCGKAFTRKEHLTNHMKQHNGSTEHCCNVCNKPFTRKEHLINHMSRSHTGQRPFKCEECGKTFPLKGNLLFHQRSHNKGVNAERAFRCDLCPKDFICKGHLVSHRRAHFGERPYNCSECTKKFCERGNMIRHMKKHHPNIPLPIIPKTHHSNIIKVQVSQPNTSSIESTSIKSEPVPMQQTSVVVNASIPVITSSNNIDNNSHNQTSDSITTHASNAIQTIQYTPHSQIHHPHQIPSIETIRTSHNLLQQHHMPSLVTSPPHSISTVPTSQQQQQIHVIRGPNDVLISSTSQTIGRHELTIPVTIIQSTSNEQVEQEQRLHSNEVVY; translated from the exons ATGAATCCCGATATACACATCAAAACTGAAGTTGTAAGTCATGTAAATGGAGAGGAAGGGCTGATGCACCAGAGTATACAATCGGGCCCCAATCAACCCCCTTCAGTTGACAATCCTGACATCCGGTTCAATCCCGTAACATTCCACAATGTCTCGCAACTAGGCAAGTATTTTGTCTTGACAAACCTCTTTCAACAAGGCTCGAACATATATACATCGATACCAAAGctacaaaatatcaaaagtgaCGCCGGTGATGTCATTTTAAATGGTCAAGCTGTCGGTCCATCTGAGTCGAGTTGCACTGTCATTGGAGAAGAGACGCTGCCAATCCACCTACAGCTCGTAGAGTCAAATGTGCATTCCAACAATGAATCTCACAAcacgcaacaacaacaacaacaaataacaaCTCAATCATATTCAGACACTTATTCTGAATCATTGCAAGTCTTGAAACATGATGTAAAGCCGCAAACGAATTCGATTGATGTTCGAAACAGCACTGCAGACAACGACACTAATACAAAACCATTGGAAATGCTTAAAGTCAATATCGatgattttaatcaatttttgaattatcatGAGGTCTTCGGGAAACTGACAACTGATCCTGTTCCTCCCTCTTCGGGTACTTCGGTCACAACTACACAACAACACTTGAGTGACACGCTAGGCACAACAACAGGCTCTGCGATTGGAGCCATATCAGATAATGCGTGTGATTTGTGCGGCAAGTTATTCCAATACAAGTATCAACTTATCGTCCATAGACGATATCACAACGAACGCAAACCATTCACGTGCCAAGTTTGTGGATTAGCTTTTCAAAATTCGGCCGAATTGACGTTACACGGAAAAAGCAAACATGTTGGCGGGTCCAAGATGTACATTTGCAACGTTTGCTTTCACGTTTTTCCCAATGACACATCCCTTGAACGGCATAGCAAGCGCCACTCATCAGATAAACCGTTCCTTTGTAACATTTGCATGAGAACCTTTAATCGTCGTGAGCACTTGGAAAATCATCAGCGGACTCATACAGGAGATTGTCCTTTTCG gtgtagattttgtggaaaaaatttcacaagaaaaGAACATATGGTGAATCACGAACGAAAGCACACAGGAAATACACCACACCATTGCACCcagtgtaataaattttttacgaggAAGGAGCATTTTTCGAATCATATGATGTGGCATTCTGGGCAAACTCCGCACATTTGCACGATTTGCAACAAGAAATATACTCGCAAAGAACATCTAG CAAACCACTTAAGAATTCACACCCACGAAACACCATTCTCCTGCCAAACTTgcggcaaaaattttactcgaaag gAGCACTTTACAAATCACATACTTTGGCACACAGGTGAAACACCACATCGTTGTGACATTTGTTCAAAAACGTTCACCAGAAAGgaacatttattaaatcatGTCAGGCAACATACAG gCGAATCTCCACATAAATgcgatttttgtgaaaagcTTTTTACGCGACGTGAGCATCTTGTAAATCATCGTCGTCAACATACTGGCGAAACACCATTTAGCTGCACGTATTGTCCCAAGGCCTTCTCTCGAAAGGATCATTTGGTCAACCACACCAGGCAACACACGGGAGAAAGTCCATTCAA GTGTGAATATTGTCAAAAACAATTCACTCGTAAGGAACATTTGGTCAATCATAAAAGGCAGCATACAGGCGATTCACCGCATAAATGCCAGTATTGTCAGAAACAGTTTACAAG ACGCGAACATTTGAACAATCATGTTCGTTTACACACCGGCGATTCTCCCCATAAATGCGAGACATGCGGAAAAGCTTTTACACGAAAG GAACACTTGACAAATCATATGAAACAACATAATGGAAGTACGGAGCACTGTTGTAATGTTTGTAACAAGCCATTTACTCGAAAAGAACACTTGATAAATCATATGAGTCGATCTCACACTGGCCAGAGACCTTTCAAGTGTGAAGAATGTGGCAAAACATTTCCGTTGAAGGGTAACTTACTTTTCCACCAAAGAAGCCACAATAAAGGGGTGAACGCAGAACGAGCTTTTCGATGTGACTTGTGTCCAAAGGATTTCATTTGTAAAG GTCACTTGGTGTCGCATCGGCGAGCTCATTTTGGAGAACGTCCTTATAATTGCTCCGAATGTACTAAAAAGTTTTGCGAAAGAGGCAACATGATACGACATATGAAAAAACATCATCCGAATATTCCCCTTCCAATCATACCAAAGACCCATCACTCAAATATCATTAAAGTACAAG TTTCTCAACCAAATACATCTAGCATAGAAAGCACTAGTATTAAGTCAGAACCAGTGCCAATGCAACAAACATCCGTTGTTGTGAACGCATCAATTCCTGTTATTACCTCATCAAACAATATTGATAATAATAGTCATAATCAAACAAGTGATTCAATCACGACACACGCGAGTAATGCCATTCAAACAATTCAATACACGCCACACTCACAAATCCATCATCCTCATCAAATTCCATCGATAGAAACAATCAGGACGTCGCACAACTTATTACAACAACACCATATGCCGTCATTGGTAACATCTCCGCCACACTCAATCTCTACCGTTCCCacatcacaacaacaacagcaaataCATGTGATTCGTGGACCAAATGACGTACTAATTTCATCTACTTCCCAAACTATTGGAAGACATGAGCTAACGATTCCTGTTACAATTATCCAAAGTACATCAAATGAACAAGTTGAGCAAGAACAACGATTGCATAGTAATGAGGTTGtctattaa
- the LOC134830263 gene encoding uncharacterized protein LOC134830263, producing the protein MISLFLVFLGLVQISLQESCHYDTTAGTLELKSLESFPSFQSYQQFDEPLNKTWTTYFFHPCTDTKTPVGNEGCKEGFSLCKKETNVTDTKIESTYTIVGKSSDGVFKVEANNSIFLKFNENLIQLVCTALLPLEQSKLVLTPDKNLIFYSSAACLMEHAEISHSVGSILLLILGILMIVYFIGGYLFKYIMQGSRGFEAFPHYEFWTDLPSLVRDGIRFLQNGCRPAAETQDSYESI; encoded by the exons ATGATATCACTTTTCTTAGTTTTTCTCGGTTTAGTGCAAATATCGTTGCAGGAATCTTGCCATTATGATACGACTGCTGGGACACTTGAACTGAAGAGCCTGGAGAGTTTTCCATCTTTTCAGAGTTATCAACAGTTCGATGAGCCCTTGAACAAAACTTGGACCACATATTTCTTTCATCCATGTACGGACACAAAGACTCCCGTAGGAAACGAGGGCTGCAAAGAAGGATTTTCC CTTTGCAAAAAAGAAACCAACGTTACTGATACGAAAATCGAGTCAACTTATACAATTGTTGGAAAATCGTCCGATGGTGTGTTCAAAGTAGAGGCAAACAATTCGATTTTCCTAAAGTTCAATGAAAACTTAATTCAACTAGTTTGTACGGCTCTATTACCGTTGGAACAATCCAAATTGGTTCTAACGCCAGATAAG aatttgatattttactcATCAGCTGCATGTCTCATGGAACACGCTGAAATATCTCATAGCGTTGGTTCCATCTTGCTTCTCATTTTGGGAATCTTGATGATTGTCTATTTCATTGGCGGCTACTTATTCAAGTACATTATGCAAGGATCTCGGGGCTTTGAAGCCTTTCCTCATTACGAGTTCTGGACGGACTTGCCGTCATTGGTGAGAGATGGAATTCGGTTTTTACAAAACGGATGTCGTCCTGCTGCTGAAACGCAAGATTCGTACGAGTCCATTTAG
- the LOC134830724 gene encoding tetratricopeptide repeat protein 17, with protein MHKLLIILLFLVVKFWSSLDATTHWKVNYENKKIQPQFTSPFYLKQPSNLMAFLNQSDFKKRIDEIVHEFTVIKEEVLKHMNELDTITTDLSSKTSCILNYYLDESEFFSTTLTHTYWNRLMPGGLREPTSGEKSSNKAVSPKCSNVLDLDFSMYFDHLESIRNRKSVKMEPEEIIWQGIGLSASTFARMLHNNLKQNPTSWRWHSLGSIYWRYKGNAAEAIECARRGIALASRQNKDIPLLSLGVILQRSKNYNDSFVVINAALDHEPNVAENQIAMGNALFLLSEFNKSMECYETARSLDPIYYDKVEYIQKSMKCFRELKVTLQQMEALLEKIEPELQRSSALKKEFQENHELMSKEQAPISSRIYDDENDLIPLLQRSQICTTRYDKLKDGDNAGLYVFCDFMSDLHDDEWPLEDFGSDMIHRYVALRELINTYRINSLGIYKKISIENLDLSTFAFTQEIKK; from the exons ATGCACAAATTGttgattattttgttatttcttgTCGTAAAGTTCTGGAGCAGTTTGGACGCCACGACTCATTGGAAAGTGaattatgaaaacaaaaagaTACAACCTCAA TTTACATCGCCGTTCTACCTGAAACAACCCAGCAACTTGATGGCTTTCCTTAACCAATCGGATTTCAAAAAGCGTATCGATGAAATTGTCCACGAGTTCACAGTCATCAAGGAGGAAGTCTTGAAACACATGAATGAACTGGACACCATCACGACTGATTTGAGTTCTAAGACATCGTGTATTTTAAACTACTACCTCGATGAATCCGAGTTCTTTTCCACTACCTTGACACACACTTACTGGAATCGTTTAATGCCCGGAGGACTGAGGGAACCCACATCCGGCGAAAAATCTTCCAATAAAGCCGTGAGTCCCAAGTGTTCGAACGTACTAGATTTGGATTTTTCGATGTATTTTGACCACTTGGAGTCCATACGGAATcgtaaaagtgtaaaaatggAGCCCGAAGAGATAATTTGGCAGGGAATCGGTTTATCAGCGTCGACCTTTGCTCGTATGCTTCACaataatttaaagcaaaatccAACATCGTGGAGATGGCATAGCCTAGGATCAATTTATTGGCGTTACAAGGGAAATGCAGCAGAAGCTATTGAATGTGCGAGACGCGGAATCGCACTAGCATCGCGACAAAACAAAGATATTCCACTATTAAGCCTCGGAGTTATATTACAGCGATCAAAGAACTACAATGATTCGTTTGTCGTGATAAATGCTGCACTGGACCATGAGCCTAATGTAGCGGAAAATCAAATTGCCATGGGTAATGCACTATTCTTGTTGTCCGAATTCAACAAATCAATGGAATGTTATGAGACGGCAAGGAGTCTCGATCCAATCTATTACGATAAAGTCGAATACATACAGAAAAGCATGAAGTGCTTTCGTGAACTTAAAGTGACGTTGCAACAAATGGAGGCTTTGCTAGAAAAAATTGAGCCAGAATTGCAGCGTTCTTCTGCattgaaaaaagaatttcagGAAAATCACGAACTTATGAGCAAAGAACAAGCTCCCATTAGCTCCCGTATTTACGATGATGAAAATGACTTAATTCCATTGCTGCAAAGATCACAAATTTGCACGACGCGCTACGACAAGCTAAAGGACGGCGATAATGCTGGACTTTATGTTTTTTGTGACTTTATGTCGGATTTGCACGACGACGAATGGCCATTGGAGGATTTTGGGTCCGACATGATTCATCGATATGTGGCACTTCGTGAACTCATCAACACCTATCGCATTAATTCGCTAggtatttacaagaaaatctCTATTGAGAACTTGGATTTGTCAACTTTTGCCTTTactcaagaaataaaaaagtga
- the LOC134830142 gene encoding TBC1 domain family member 20, with amino-acid sequence MENMENSSETSSDFERIDKIDVCEMSSSENGRLSNHPSEPTELSFEKHPENKEEREKRAKIEEALETYAEQPIKTWQNFAKSEYGLINDDLRKRVWPLLVNVDPCKCEPVPCLDDLQTHPEYNQVVLDVNRSLKRFPPGIPYEQRVALQDQLTVLILRVIIKYPHLKYYQGYHDVAVTFLLVVGEEVAFHVMEKLSTEHLYECMQETMEPTQKRLMSIYPIIRRTNKALCEYLEKSTVGTLFALPWFLTWFGHSLNSYRSVVRLYDYFLASEPLLPLYVTAAIVLYRENDIFKEDCDIASLHCLLSQLPEDLPFEYLLTYADTLYKKFPPKMIEADVEKMIIKEKQQRALEDERIRKAQLARRMKGNNNNVRPFKHPFLNSLIPFALMSRRSMIVTTAFSIFVGICAYYYRTQAFNGTIR; translated from the exons AtggaaaatatggaaaattcaAGTGAAACGTCCAGCGACTTTGAAAGAATTGACAAAATCGATGTTTGTGAGATGAGCAGCAGTGAGAATGGTCGATTAAGCAACCATCCAAGTGAGCCGACAGAGTTAAGCTTTGAAAAAC ATCCCGAAAATAAGGAAGAACGAGAAAAACGAGCGAAAATTGAGGAGGCTCTGGAAACGTACGCTGAGCAACCCATCAAAACTTGGCAGAATTTTGCCAAATCTGAATATGGACTCATAAACGACGATTTACGGAAACGCGTTTGGCCTCTCTTAGTAAATGTTGACCCGTGTAAATGTGAACCAGTCCCTTGTCTTGACGATCTACAAACACACCCGGAATACAACCAGGTTGTGTTAGATGTTAATCGGAGTCTGAAACGTTTCCCTCCCGGAATTCCATACGAACAAAGAGTAGCATTACAAGATCAATTGACAGTGCTTATTCTACGCGTCATTATCAAATATCCTCATCTGAAATACTATCAGGGGTATCATGATGTGGCCGTAACATTTTTACTCGTTGTCGGCGAAGAAGTTGCTTTTCATGTTATGGAAAAACTCTCGACGGAACATCTGTACGAATGCATGCAAGAAACAATGGAGCCAACACAAAAACGACTTATGTCCATTTATCCAATTATACGACGAACTAATAAGGCTTTGTGTGAATATCTGGAAAA atCGACAGTTGGGACACTTTTTGCATTGCCGTGGTTCCTCACCTGGTTCGGCCACAGTCTGAATAGCTACAGAAGCGTCGTGCGTCTTTACGACTATTTTTTAGCGTCCGAACCATTACTTCCATTATACGTTACAGCAGCCATCGTGCTATATAgagaaaatgatatttttaaagaagattgTGATATAGCAAGTTTACATTGTCTTTTGTCACAA ttaccGGAAGATTTGCCATTCGAGTACCTTTTGACGTATGCAGATacgttgtataaaaaatttcctccaaaGATGATCGAAGCAGATGTAGAAAAGATGATCATAAAAGA GAAACAACAACGTGCCCTTGAAGATGAAAGGATCCGAAAAGCTCAACTTGCTCGACGAATGAAAGGCAATAACAACAATGTACGCCCATTTAAGCATCCCTTCCTCAATTCCCTTATTCCATTTGCTCTCATGTCACGTCGTTCAATGATTGTAACTACCGCATTTTCGATATTTGTTGGCATCTGTGCATATTACTATCGGACACAAGCATTTAATGGCACCATCAGATAG
- the LOC134830504 gene encoding atlastin, translating into MSSRPIQIVDASGDEDHSFVLNEEALSEILMRNDVKDRSIVIISVAGAFRKGKSFILDFFLRYLYAKYVHKKEGQDWVGSDDEPLVGFSWRGGSERETTGIWMWSELFLHDLPNGEKIAIALMDTQGAFDSQSTVKECATVFALSTMLSSVLIFNVSQNIQEDDLQHLQLFTEYGRLALADSGKKPFQRLQFLVRDWSFPYEADYGADGGRKILRNRLEVSDKQHPELQSLRKHISSCFDEIACFLMPHPGLTVATNPKFDGRLSDATPEFRTALKDLIPMLLAPDNLIIKKINGQTVKARDLVQYFMSYMNIYKGNELPEPKTMLVATAEANNLTAVAAAKEHYMQRMEEICGGTQPYLNQGHLESEHLRIKDKAIEQFKAKRKMGGDDFSETYREQLEQDLEEAFVNFKSHNESKNIFKAARTPAVYFSIAIVAYLLSGIFGLFGIYTFANFCNLIMGIALLTLTLWAYIRYSGELRDLGTTLDDTANLIWDQFIKPVYKVFVSQGIQHLAQNPEILTSPMASAAGTRANGKVKSS; encoded by the exons ATGAGCTCACGACCAATTCAAATTGTCGATGCAAGTGGCGATGAAGATCATTCATTTGTCTTAAATGAGGAGGCATTGAGTGAAATCTTGATGCGAAATGACGTCAAAGATCGCTCTATCGTGATAATATCCGTGGCAGGTGCCTTTAGGAAGGGCAAAAGTTTCATTCTGGACTTTTTCCTGCGTTATTTATATGCAAAG TATGTTCACAAGAAGGAAGGACAAGACTGGGTTGGATCTGATGATGAACCACTTGTCGGGTTTTCATGGCGAGGTGGCTCTGAACGTGAGACCACTGGCATTTGGATGTGGTCAGAGCTCTTTTTGCACGACTTACcgaatggagaaaaaattgcaattgcaTTAATGGACACACAGGGTGCTTTTGACAGTCAGAGTACGGTGAAAGAGTGTGCCACTGTTTTTGCACTGAGTACAATGTTGTCGTCCGTGCTCATTTTTAACGTGTCTCAAAACATCCAGGAAGACGACTTGCAACATTTGCAACTTTTTACGGAATACGGAAGACTAGCCTTAGCCGACAGCGGAAAGAAACCTTTTCAACGTTTGCAATTCTTAGTTCGTGATTGGAGTTTCCCCTATGAGGCTGATTATGGAGCGGACGGCGGAAGGAAAATTCTCCGTAATCGATTGGAAGTGTCGGACAAACAACATCCAGAATTGCAGTCTCTACGAAAACACATATCATCATGTTTCGATGAAATTGCGTGCTTTTTGATGCCACATCCTGGCTTAACTGTTGCTACTAACCCCAAATTCGATGGACGCCTGTCAGATGCAACGCCCGAATTCAGGACGGCATTGAAAGACTTGATTCCGATGCTTTTGGCACCCGACAAccttatcatcaaaaaaataaatggacaaACGGTCAAGGCGAGAGATTTGGTCCAGTACTTTATGTCATACATGAACATCTACAAGGGAAACGAATTGCCGGAACCGAAGACGATGCTTGTCGCTACTGCTGAAGCAAATAACTTGACTGCGGTTGCTG CTGCCAAGGAACACTATATGCAACGAATGGAAGAAATTTGTGGAGGAACACAGCCATACTTAAATCAAGGTCACTTGGAGTCGGAACATTTGCGCATCAAGGACAAAGCAATCGAACAATTCAAAGCTAAACGCAAGATGGGCGGAGACGATTTCTCAGAAACGTATCGCGAACAACTCGAACAGGACCTCGAAGAAGCCTTCGTCAATTTCAAGTCTCACAACGAGAGTAAGAATATATTCAAAGCCGCCCGCACACCCGCGGTTTATTTCTCTATTGCCATTGTCGCGTACCTGTTGAGTGGCATTTTTGGCCTCTTTGGAATCTACACGTTTGCCAATTTCTGTAACCTCATTATGGGTATTGCCTTGCTAACATTAACTTTGTGGGCATATATTCGTTATAGCGGAGAGTTACGTGATTTGGGAACGACTCTGGACGATACGGCAAATCTTATTTGGGATCAATTCATAAAGCCCGTATATAAGGTGTTTGTGTCACAAGGCATTCAACATCTCGCCCAAAATCCCGAAATTCTCACCTCACCCATGGCCTCTGCTGCCGGCACTCGTGCCAACGGTAAAGTCAAGTCATCTTGA
- the LOC134832903 gene encoding uncharacterized protein LOC134832903 — MSQSQFSDSKYVCNFCLRHAHVNLYVFSIKKTILYDEFKKKNICDDCFKAQLTSLWERPDPKYLELREVVIRRIPQFSTNYINSTGSLRIMGKLIKLSEHIDASHDGGSAPKRIKLDSTNESGNTTTLESCRGTLVGGGPPAKTKQVFSQPSESDSQSQSQSPSSSRLNTSRGNRSHNQTPVAPNPFDFPDAESDSSDYDEDLPARPLPASNQNRRRKPAPISAGIAPRQVPRQRTPQLDGLRTISG; from the exons ATGTCTCAATCACAATTCTCTGATTCTAAATACGTATGTAACTTTTGCTTGCGGCACGCTCACGTGAATTTGTACGTGTTTAGCatcaaaaaaactattttatatgACGAATTCAAGAAGAAGAATATTTGCGACGATTGCTTCAAAGCACAATTGACGTCTTTATGGGAACGTCCGGATCCAAAGTACTTGGAACTCCGCGAAGTCGTAATCCGACGTATTCCACAGTTCTCTACAAATTACATCAACAGCACCGGCTCATTGCGTATTATgggaaaattgattaaactGAGCGAGCACATAGATGCTTCACATGATGGCGGTTCAGCACCGAAGAGGATCAAGTTAGATAGCACAAATGAAAGCGGAAACACTACAACTCTTGAGTCGTGTCGCGGAACTCTGGTTGGAGGag GACCACCAGCTAAAACAAAACAAGTATTTTCACAACCAAGTGAAAGCGATTCTCAAAGCCAATCTCAGAGCCCATCCAGCTCTCGACTGAATACAAGCCGTGGAAATCGATCACACAACCAGACACCAGTTGCTCCAAATCCATTCGATTTTCCAGATGCAGAAAGTGATTCCAGTGACTATGACGAGGATCTGCCTGCAAGACCTTTACCGGCCTCAAATCAGAACCGGCGGCGCAAACCCGCACCTATTTCAGCTGGAATTGCACCTCGTCAAGTTCCCCGTCAGCGAACTCCACAACTTGATGGTCTACGAACCATTAGTGGTTAA